Sequence from the Anabaena sphaerica FACHB-251 genome:
TAAATCTGCCACCTTAGTCAGAATTAACTGCTGGACTGGGTGTTTGCGGTCTAAATAGTTAGTTAAAGGCCAATGGCGTTGCTGACAAACTGCTAACATTCCGGCGTGTTTACCAGAGCAATTGTATTCTAAACTACTGCGCTTACCTTGAGGAATGGGACAGTGTAAAGCAGTGGGGTCAAGGTCAGCCCGCCAGAGGATGTTAAATACTTGCCGCACCTGTTCCATGCTGCCTTTGTGGGAACTGGTCATAATTGCCAAGTCGCGATCGCTCAAATCATACCGTTCCAGTGTGCCTGTGCTGGTGACAGCCAATGCCTGAAATGGTTTGAGGGCAGAACGGGCAAATGCAGCGGTTTCAGCGTTGCCAGCAACAGACAGAACTCGTCCCCGTTCGTCGCTGACTACAGCCTGGACTATATGCCTAGATTCGATAATACCTTCACGCAGCAACCGGACTTCCAGTGCTGTGGCTTGTGTTCTTTTTCCCATTGTCATGGGTTTATATCTATTTTGTGAATTGTTCAGTTGTCAGTGGGAAAAGGCAATAGGCACTCTTGCCATAGGAAATAGTTTATTATCCCCTGTTTCCTGTCAAGAGTTCCCTGTTCCTAATGAGTAATGACTAATTACTTATGACTAATTTATAACAAATGCCAAACTATAGTCCCAATAAGATACATTAAAGCCAAGACAGCAAAGGTAATTTGTAAGCGTTGGAGAATGGGTTTAATTTCGTAGGAGACAATGAGGCGATCGCGGGTGATAACTTCCTGGGGTTTTGTCCAAGTTTGTCCATCATACCAACCGGATTCTTCATAAAATACTG
This genomic interval carries:
- a CDS encoding asparaginase, which translates into the protein MTMGKRTQATALEVRLLREGIIESRHIVQAVVSDERGRVLSVAGNAETAAFARSALKPFQALAVTSTGTLERYDLSDRDLAIMTSSHKGSMEQVRQVFNILWRADLDPTALHCPIPQGKRSSLEYNCSGKHAGMLAVCQQRHWPLTNYLDRKHPVQQLILTKVADLLRMPAAEFIGVHDDCGAPTYLMQLGHMASLYAVLASSNNLDMERIVRAMNHHPTMVAGEGEFDTELMRLTPGELVSKAGAEGVQCIGRLGEGMGLAIKVMDGAKRAKYAVAIHLLQQMGWISPSIAQSLAEKFMNLGKYKRLEVIGELSLL